A portion of the Adhaeribacter radiodurans genome contains these proteins:
- a CDS encoding exodeoxyribonuclease III, with protein MKIISYNVNGIRSAVSKGFIDWLQAADPDVICLQEIKCDEEKFDRQLFESLGYHVYIHPAVKKGYSGVGIFSKKEPTSVTVGCNNSLYDSEGRVLRADFGDCSVVNVYMPSGSSGDTRQDFKMQWLNFFLQYINQVRAQLPNLVICGDYNICHQSVDIHNPKSNANSSGFLPEEREWFSHFLGHGYVDSFRYFNQEPHNYTWWSYRAGARGKNLGWRIDYAIVTESLTDRLRRAAILTEAKHSDHCPVLLELAPEIA; from the coding sequence ATGAAAATTATTAGTTACAACGTTAATGGTATCCGCTCGGCGGTAAGTAAAGGTTTTATAGATTGGTTACAGGCAGCCGATCCGGATGTTATTTGTTTGCAGGAAATTAAATGCGACGAAGAAAAGTTTGACCGGCAGCTTTTCGAAAGTTTGGGTTACCACGTGTACATCCATCCGGCGGTAAAGAAAGGCTATAGCGGCGTAGGAATTTTTTCGAAAAAAGAGCCTACAAGTGTAACTGTGGGTTGCAACAACTCGCTTTATGATTCAGAAGGGCGAGTACTACGAGCTGATTTTGGAGATTGTTCGGTAGTAAATGTGTACATGCCTTCCGGTTCCAGTGGCGACACTCGACAAGATTTTAAGATGCAATGGTTAAATTTTTTTCTACAGTACATTAATCAAGTACGGGCGCAACTACCCAACTTGGTTATCTGCGGCGATTACAATATCTGCCACCAATCGGTAGATATTCATAATCCAAAGTCAAACGCCAACAGTTCGGGTTTTTTACCGGAAGAACGAGAATGGTTTTCGCATTTTTTAGGTCATGGCTATGTCGATTCATTTCGGTACTTTAATCAGGAACCACATAACTATACGTGGTGGAGTTACCGGGCCGGAGCTCGTGGCAAAAATTTAGGTTGGCGGATTGATTATGCCATTGTAACAGAATCGCTAACGGATCGTTTACGCCGGGCAGCAATACTAACCGAAGCCAAACATTCTGACCATTGCCCGGTTCTACTGGAATTAGCCCCAGAAATTGCTTAA
- a CDS encoding carboxymuconolactone decarboxylase family protein, which yields MNKVQEFNDYRSRMNEKIMAADNKVIKRFFNLDTNAYQEGALDVKTKEMLGLACSMVLRCDDCVKYHLGKCQECGVTDEEIYEVFAIANLIGGSIVIPHFRRAVEYWEELKLS from the coding sequence ATGAATAAAGTACAAGAATTTAATGATTACCGTTCGCGGATGAACGAAAAAATAATGGCGGCGGATAATAAAGTTATTAAACGCTTTTTTAACCTCGATACGAACGCCTACCAGGAAGGAGCTTTGGATGTAAAAACCAAAGAAATGCTGGGTTTAGCTTGTTCTATGGTATTGCGCTGCGACGATTGCGTGAAATACCACTTGGGCAAATGCCAGGAATGTGGCGTTACCGACGAAGAGATTTACGAAGTATTTGCTATTGCTAACTTAATTGGCGGTTCTATTGTTATTCCGCACTTCAGGCGGGCAGTAGAGTACTGGGAAGAATTAAAACTTAGCTAA
- a CDS encoding PorP/SprF family type IX secretion system membrane protein gives MRAKQFTFLCLFLFFDFWAWGQDFQFSQQFSNRLHVNPAFAGLRSDYSIAAAYRTQWRNLDNGFVTQQIAADYKFKNKKTAAGLVASLDKTGKAGFTRTQVGGIYAYQTALNENFSASVALQASYGSQRFSYTDLIFGDQLNDNGSINPTSQENYIYDPISYLSVAAGGVLYNNQFWISLAAHHANQPDIGFGIESKLPVKFTLNTGYKFYINNYYRDAYLYEFSITPTITYTQQQFFKKTDLGLYFTYTPVTLGLIYRGLPLSSNFMYDQSVAVITGIVLEPFRLAYSYDVVFTGAGSRTGGAHEIAISFDKIDFDKIFKSRASKKNYKHIACPAF, from the coding sequence ATGCGGGCTAAACAATTTACTTTTTTGTGTTTGTTCCTTTTTTTTGATTTCTGGGCCTGGGGTCAGGATTTTCAGTTTAGCCAACAATTTAGTAACCGCCTGCATGTAAATCCGGCTTTTGCCGGCCTCCGCTCCGATTATAGTATAGCTGCTGCTTACCGCACTCAATGGCGTAACCTGGACAATGGTTTTGTTACTCAACAAATAGCGGCTGATTATAAATTTAAAAATAAAAAAACAGCGGCCGGCTTGGTAGCCTCTTTAGATAAAACCGGTAAGGCGGGTTTTACCCGCACGCAGGTAGGTGGCATCTATGCCTATCAAACGGCGCTTAACGAAAACTTTTCAGCCAGTGTAGCACTACAGGCCTCGTATGGTTCGCAACGTTTTAGTTATACTGATTTAATTTTTGGCGATCAATTAAATGATAATGGCAGTATTAATCCTACTTCTCAGGAAAATTATATCTACGATCCGATTTCTTACCTGAGCGTGGCAGCGGGAGGAGTGCTTTATAATAATCAGTTCTGGATCTCGCTGGCGGCGCATCATGCCAACCAACCGGATATTGGTTTCGGAATAGAATCTAAATTACCGGTAAAATTTACTTTAAATACTGGTTATAAATTTTACATTAATAATTACTACCGCGATGCTTACTTATATGAGTTTAGTATAACTCCCACCATTACGTATACCCAACAACAATTTTTCAAAAAAACTGACCTTGGTTTATACTTTACGTATACACCTGTTACGTTAGGACTAATATACCGCGGGCTGCCTCTGAGCAGTAATTTTATGTATGACCAGTCAGTTGCTGTAATAACTGGCATTGTTTTAGAACCTTTTCGTTTAGCGTATAGTTATGATGTAGTTTTTACCGGGGCTGGCAGCCGTACCGGAGGAGCACACGAAATAGCAATATCTTTTGATAAAATCGATTTCGATAAAATTTTCAAAAGCCGGGCATCTAAGAAAAATTATAAACATATCGCTTGCCCCGCATTTTAA
- a CDS encoding ComF family protein — protein MLTPLNNLVADFISLLFPEDCLACHELLARGETTICTDCRVNLPYTNSHLLTGAKSELLSRFYNKVPVKHALAYLTFTRSGRVQQLLHALKYNGHEEVGEILGNWYGADLKEYQYQEQFDLIVPVPLHKKKLRKRGYNQSDSFAKGLAQVLDTHWQPNVLERLADTSTQTKKTRLERWQNVGQLFSVIQPEMVKNQRILLVDDVMTTGATLEACALVLLDAKAAAVSVAAIAAA, from the coding sequence ATGCTCACCCCTCTTAACAATTTAGTTGCTGATTTTATTTCATTATTGTTTCCGGAAGACTGTCTGGCATGCCATGAACTACTGGCCCGCGGCGAAACAACTATTTGTACCGATTGCCGGGTGAATTTACCTTATACGAATAGTCATCTTTTAACTGGAGCGAAAAGCGAATTATTAAGTCGTTTTTACAACAAAGTACCCGTTAAGCATGCTTTGGCTTATTTAACTTTTACCCGCTCTGGCCGGGTACAACAGCTACTACACGCGCTTAAATACAATGGCCACGAAGAGGTAGGTGAAATATTAGGCAATTGGTACGGCGCCGATTTAAAAGAATACCAATATCAGGAACAATTCGATTTGATTGTTCCGGTACCCTTGCATAAGAAGAAATTACGAAAACGGGGTTATAACCAATCGGATTCTTTTGCTAAAGGACTAGCGCAAGTTTTAGATACCCATTGGCAACCAAATGTACTGGAACGTTTAGCCGATACAAGTACCCAAACAAAGAAAACACGCCTGGAACGGTGGCAAAACGTAGGGCAATTGTTTTCGGTAATTCAACCAGAAATGGTGAAAAACCAACGCATTTTGTTGGTAGACGATGTTATGACAACCGGTGCTACCCTGGAGGCTTGTGCTTTAGTGCTATTAGATGCAAAAGCAGCAGCTGTAAGTGTAGCAGCGATTGCTGCCGCTTAA
- a CDS encoding ATP-binding protein, protein MNQIKIQIPSLIENIRVVESFIDNSKEKFHIEDDIYGNIMVAVTESVNNAIRHGNKFDKDKNVYLSLFVEPDLLRFEVQDEGNGFDADALTDPTAPENLENPGGRGIFLMRHLCDEVKFTNDGRNVQLTFYINNA, encoded by the coding sequence ATGAATCAAATTAAAATTCAGATTCCTTCTCTCATTGAAAACATTCGCGTTGTAGAAAGTTTTATAGACAACTCGAAAGAAAAATTCCATATTGAAGATGACATTTACGGCAATATAATGGTAGCCGTTACGGAGTCTGTAAATAACGCTATTCGCCATGGTAATAAGTTTGATAAAGATAAAAACGTATACCTTTCTCTTTTTGTAGAGCCGGATTTGTTGAGGTTTGAAGTACAAGACGAAGGAAACGGTTTTGACGCTGATGCTTTAACGGATCCTACTGCCCCCGAGAATCTAGAAAACCCAGGTGGCAGAGGAATTTTCTTAATGCGCCATTTATGCGATGAAGTTAAATTTACAAACGATGGACGTAATGTTCAATTGACATTTTACATTAATAATGCCTGA
- a CDS encoding DUF4175 family protein — MNQYVTMDAVLQHLQAFKKKFYLNLLIKGSIFSAALLLTFFLIYNLLEYFFYFPYYVRAFLFFSFLGIVVYAFLRWIFAPLSAFANFRKLLSDEQAAQKVGSYYPEIKDKLLNTIQLKDLSKTNDLIAASIEQKSHQLAGFKFDESVKLQENRPLLKYVFIPVGLMLLVTLIYPNLFVKGTERIINYKKYYAPEAPFEFIVQNKKLEAFRNEDFQLEVKLEGKTIPNELKIVYNGREQNLIPTKNNTYTYTFQKLQKPVAFQLAGSGFYSNEYTLHVLARPNLKDFDVKIEYPKYLQKKAEVINNTGNLTVPEGSIVTWNFATLATEQLKLAFTNPSSVLAATPEEDNFTVSKKISTTQEYEVRLKNQYSDNKDKMTFLVTAIPDRAPEITIESFQDSVGFDNLVLGGTVSDDYGLSRLNIHYRVITGNNPQPGNFKTIPLRLEPQQISQSYYHPWNIANLKLSPGQQLEYFVQVWDNDGIRGPKSARTRVLSLKIPSRNELNNEIASNAKSMQNQMSKSVQKAQKLKEQISQSEEKLKTKKELNWQDKKQIEDLLEKKKQLERDIATMRESFEQLNQKQDKVDEKSMELAEKTKQLQKLMEDLLDEETKKLYEELEKLLQQQMPNERELQKLLDKMDQKENNLEKELERALELFKQLQFEQKLESATDKLKELSEQQEKLAEKTEQKQAPNQELKQDQNELQQQFEDVKKELDELEKLNQELEDKNQMENTQQEENQIDQEMQNSQESLDKKQNKKAAQSQKNAAEQMQKMAQQMQQEAESNSMEEARQNLDHLRDILNNLIKLSFDQEELMKSFRSVSQSDPRFISLGQEQLKLKDDAKIIEDSLYSLAKKVFQIQSFVTREVGAMNNNITESLNQIKDRNVGKATMHQQLTMTSVNNLALMLNDALKQMQQQMAMAAQMQGKGKPKPGGKPKPGSGEMGKMQQMLNQKMEELKKSNLSGKALSEELAKLAAEQQRLRNALKELEKQGGKEGKGTKEEGSEGNGGKLDKLNKMMEQSETDLVNKRLTEQTIMRQREILTRLLEAEKSARERELDNKREAQSSKELARAVPPSFEKYIKNKEKQTELLKTISPAFTPYYKKEVNEYFQKIGK, encoded by the coding sequence ATGAATCAGTATGTAACCATGGATGCAGTCTTGCAGCATTTGCAGGCTTTCAAGAAGAAGTTTTACCTTAATTTGCTTATAAAAGGAAGCATTTTTTCAGCGGCATTACTTTTAACTTTTTTCCTGATTTATAATCTGCTCGAATACTTTTTTTACTTCCCGTACTACGTTCGGGCATTTTTGTTTTTTTCTTTTCTGGGGATAGTCGTTTATGCCTTTTTGCGCTGGATTTTTGCGCCGCTTAGCGCTTTTGCTAATTTTAGAAAATTACTCTCCGACGAACAAGCGGCGCAAAAAGTAGGAAGTTATTACCCCGAAATTAAAGACAAGCTGCTAAACACTATTCAGCTAAAAGACCTTAGCAAAACCAACGATTTAATTGCTGCCAGTATTGAACAAAAGAGTCATCAACTAGCAGGCTTTAAGTTCGATGAAAGTGTAAAACTACAGGAAAACCGCCCTTTACTTAAGTATGTATTTATACCGGTAGGATTAATGCTGCTTGTTACTTTAATTTACCCTAATCTGTTTGTAAAAGGAACGGAGCGTATTATTAACTATAAAAAGTATTACGCGCCGGAAGCACCTTTTGAGTTTATAGTACAAAACAAAAAGCTGGAAGCATTTCGCAACGAGGATTTTCAATTGGAGGTAAAACTGGAAGGTAAAACAATTCCGAATGAGTTAAAGATTGTGTACAACGGCCGGGAACAAAATTTAATACCTACTAAAAACAATACCTATACTTATACCTTTCAGAAATTGCAAAAACCAGTGGCTTTTCAATTAGCTGGTTCTGGATTTTATTCTAACGAATATACCCTTCATGTTTTGGCACGGCCTAATCTTAAAGATTTTGATGTAAAAATTGAATATCCTAAATACCTACAGAAAAAAGCAGAAGTAATTAATAATACAGGTAATCTTACTGTACCCGAAGGAAGCATAGTAACCTGGAATTTCGCCACCCTGGCAACCGAACAATTAAAGCTAGCATTTACTAATCCTAGCTCCGTGTTAGCTGCTACGCCCGAGGAAGACAACTTTACGGTTAGTAAAAAAATAAGTACTACTCAGGAGTACGAAGTCCGTTTAAAAAACCAATACAGCGATAATAAAGATAAAATGACTTTCCTGGTTACGGCCATTCCAGATCGGGCTCCGGAAATAACCATTGAAAGCTTCCAGGATTCTGTTGGTTTTGATAATCTGGTTTTAGGAGGTACCGTTTCTGATGATTACGGATTGTCTCGGTTAAACATTCATTACCGGGTAATTACGGGCAATAATCCGCAGCCGGGTAATTTCAAAACCATCCCTTTACGGTTAGAACCCCAACAAATCAGTCAATCGTACTACCACCCGTGGAATATAGCAAATCTGAAGTTAAGTCCTGGTCAGCAGTTAGAATATTTTGTTCAGGTTTGGGATAACGATGGTATTAGAGGACCTAAAAGCGCTCGTACCCGGGTTCTATCTCTAAAAATTCCATCTCGCAATGAGTTAAATAACGAGATTGCTTCGAATGCCAAATCTATGCAAAATCAAATGAGCAAATCGGTACAGAAGGCGCAAAAGTTAAAGGAACAGATTTCGCAATCCGAAGAAAAACTTAAAACGAAAAAAGAACTTAACTGGCAGGATAAAAAACAAATTGAAGATTTGCTTGAGAAAAAGAAGCAACTCGAACGCGACATTGCCACCATGCGGGAATCATTTGAGCAGCTTAATCAAAAGCAGGATAAGGTTGATGAAAAAAGCATGGAGCTAGCAGAAAAAACCAAGCAATTACAGAAGCTTATGGAAGATCTGCTGGACGAGGAAACAAAGAAGTTATACGAGGAACTCGAAAAACTCTTGCAACAGCAAATGCCAAACGAACGCGAATTGCAAAAGTTGCTGGATAAAATGGATCAGAAAGAAAATAATCTGGAGAAAGAATTAGAGCGGGCTTTAGAATTATTTAAGCAATTACAATTCGAACAAAAACTAGAAAGTGCTACAGATAAATTAAAAGAACTATCGGAACAACAAGAAAAACTAGCCGAAAAAACCGAGCAAAAACAAGCACCTAATCAGGAACTGAAGCAAGATCAAAATGAGCTACAGCAACAATTTGAGGATGTTAAAAAAGAACTGGATGAACTGGAAAAACTAAACCAGGAACTGGAAGATAAGAACCAAATGGAGAACACCCAGCAGGAAGAAAACCAGATCGATCAGGAGATGCAGAACAGCCAGGAATCTTTAGATAAGAAACAAAATAAAAAAGCAGCGCAATCGCAGAAAAATGCGGCCGAGCAGATGCAAAAAATGGCTCAGCAAATGCAACAAGAAGCCGAGAGTAACAGCATGGAGGAAGCTCGACAAAACCTGGATCATTTGCGTGATATTTTAAATAATCTGATTAAACTTTCCTTCGACCAAGAGGAGCTTATGAAATCATTCAGGAGCGTAAGCCAGAGCGATCCACGATTTATAAGTTTAGGTCAGGAACAACTTAAGTTAAAAGATGATGCTAAAATTATAGAAGATAGCTTATATTCGCTCGCCAAAAAGGTTTTTCAAATTCAGTCTTTTGTTACCCGGGAAGTTGGGGCCATGAACAATAATATTACCGAAAGCTTAAATCAGATTAAAGATCGCAATGTGGGTAAAGCTACTATGCACCAGCAACTGACTATGACTTCAGTAAATAATCTGGCTTTAATGTTAAACGATGCTTTAAAACAAATGCAGCAACAGATGGCCATGGCTGCCCAAATGCAAGGTAAAGGCAAGCCTAAACCCGGTGGCAAACCTAAACCCGGATCCGGCGAAATGGGTAAAATGCAGCAGATGCTCAATCAGAAAATGGAAGAACTGAAAAAAAGCAATTTATCTGGTAAAGCTCTTTCAGAAGAATTAGCCAAATTAGCGGCCGAACAGCAACGTTTACGCAATGCCTTAAAAGAACTAGAAAAACAAGGCGGTAAAGAAGGCAAGGGCACAAAAGAGGAGGGAAGTGAAGGTAACGGTGGTAAACTAGATAAATTAAATAAAATGATGGAACAATCCGAAACCGATCTCGTTAATAAACGACTTACGGAGCAAACCATTATGCGCCAACGCGAAATATTAACTCGTTTACTGGAAGCTGAGAAATCTGCCAGGGAACGAGAATTAGATAATAAACGGGAAGCACAATCTAGTAAGGAGTTGGCCCGAGCGGTACCACCATCGTTTGAAAAGTATATTAAAAATAAGGAGAAACAAACAGAATTGCTGAAAACTATCTCTCCTGCTTTTACGCCTTATTACAAAAAAGAGGTAAATGAATATTTTCAGAAAATAGGAAAATAA
- the gldJ gene encoding gliding motility lipoprotein GldJ, with amino-acid sequence MNLFKFLGYVAAGAVILTSCNRNAKPTSTNPGDISAKTGIEYNTDEGFQVASYEPLAEGPGLKFIEGGRTTLGSMEEDVAMTRDNIERTVTVASFFMDETEVANIHWLEYLSHIKKDSAEEVYTKALPDTTVWAKELSFNDPYEQYYLRYPGFRFYPVVGVSWEQANDYCLWRTAKVNENMARNGGNTGGGGFKLFGKKKKGAAAEAPAEGGSLSIESGLVLPNYRLPTEAEWEYAAQAMIGTQLDQDENQTNKRIYPWDGHQMRNPYGKHQGEFLANFKRGRGDYAGIAGSLNDGAMITEWVYAYPANDFGLYNMAGNVNEWVQDVYRPLSFQDVEDLNPVRRGGGISDPATNYDAAGFQSLITDEVRVYKGGSWKDVAYWLSPGTRRFMAQDSATSTIGFRCAMINTGSNK; translated from the coding sequence ATGAATTTGTTTAAATTTTTAGGTTACGTGGCGGCTGGTGCCGTTATTCTTACTTCCTGTAACAGAAATGCGAAGCCTACGAGCACTAATCCGGGCGATATAAGCGCTAAAACCGGAATTGAGTACAACACCGATGAAGGTTTTCAGGTAGCCAGCTATGAGCCTCTCGCTGAGGGTCCGGGTTTGAAATTTATTGAAGGTGGCCGTACTACTTTGGGCTCCATGGAAGAAGACGTAGCAATGACTCGGGATAATATCGAGCGTACCGTAACGGTTGCGTCGTTTTTTATGGATGAAACAGAAGTGGCTAACATTCACTGGTTAGAATATTTATCTCATATCAAAAAAGATTCAGCCGAAGAAGTTTATACCAAAGCTTTACCCGATACTACCGTTTGGGCAAAGGAATTATCTTTCAACGATCCTTACGAACAATATTACCTGCGTTATCCTGGTTTCCGTTTTTATCCGGTTGTGGGCGTAAGCTGGGAACAAGCCAATGATTACTGCTTATGGCGTACTGCTAAAGTTAACGAGAACATGGCCCGGAATGGTGGCAACACTGGAGGTGGCGGTTTTAAATTATTTGGTAAAAAGAAAAAAGGTGCTGCCGCTGAAGCTCCTGCTGAAGGTGGCTCTTTATCTATTGAATCTGGTTTAGTATTACCGAACTACCGCTTGCCCACTGAGGCCGAATGGGAGTATGCAGCGCAAGCTATGATTGGTACCCAACTAGACCAGGACGAAAACCAAACGAACAAACGTATTTACCCTTGGGATGGTCATCAAATGCGTAACCCGTATGGCAAACACCAGGGCGAATTCTTAGCTAACTTTAAACGCGGCCGGGGTGACTATGCCGGTATTGCCGGTTCGCTAAATGATGGCGCTATGATTACCGAATGGGTATATGCTTATCCAGCTAACGACTTTGGTTTATATAATATGGCCGGTAACGTAAACGAATGGGTACAAGATGTGTACCGTCCACTTTCGTTTCAGGATGTGGAAGACTTAAACCCGGTACGTCGGGGTGGTGGAATTAGTGACCCTGCAACTAATTACGATGCAGCTGGTTTCCAATCTTTAATTACCGATGAAGTCCGGGTGTATAAAGGTGGATCCTGGAAAGACGTAGCTTATTGGTTATCACCGGGTACCCGCCGGTTTATGGCTCAGGATTCTGCTACTTCTACCATTGGTTTCCGTTGCGCCATGATTAACACTGGTTCCAATAAATAA
- a CDS encoding AsmA-like C-terminal region-containing protein: MKKVFIGFVIFIVVLIAAAALTPYLFKDKIKQVLDKQIAKNVKAKVLYQTDNVSISLFRDFPNLALSIDDLTIIGQDSFQRDTLAMLPNFSMGLDLMSVIAGDKLKVRSVKLQDPRLKLKVLKSGRANWDIFITDTTQVETPADTVNQFNMAIKGWEINNGTLVYEDLSIPFRTEAFHVNHNGSGDFEQNVFDMKSRTTADGFTFNYAGLDYLDSTRLDADITLAMDLNQSKYMFKENNIKVNEFGLGLDGSVQMPGDDINMDLTFKSADNDFKSILSIVPGIFTEKFKNIKTEGKVAFNGYVKGTLNDTSMPGFGTDLKVSNAMFKYPDLPQAATNINIDMNVDNKDGVINNTNVLIRKMHLDLGKNPVDAKASIQGLEPMKVDGNVKANIDLAEMTKVFPVEGMTLRGLLFVDAVAKGTYTKTQMPVVNAKMNLTNGFVKAKQFPAPIQNLNLVSTITNTTGNTDDTKVLIERFNMLLDGEPLEGRVAVQNIAKPAFDARIKGILDLTKITKIFPLEGTTLSGRINADVTAKGKMTDIDAGKYDNITSSGSMQVTNLNYKSTDLPQGMKITTANTVFNNEKIQVNNFKGFIGKSDVQLDGSVSNYMGYLFGKNQPLRGNFTMNSSRFDVNEWMVDELNGEPVPPEAEGGIIPVPENLDVVLNTTANQVVYDNLNLSNLKGTVTLRDQVAKLDGVSFNALGGSFVTNGSYNTKNLQHPGFTFGLNIKNLDFKSAYNAFNTIKVLAPIAQFLDGKFSTNFNFNGELGPDMMPVYKTLTGKGLIEVVKAVVQNNVIVNRISEVTNFKELQNFSIENKGFSAEIVGGNLVVKPFDFTVKDIKTTVSGTNGIDGSLTYALALDVPTGKVGNALNAKLVSLTGVKDIKGTERVTMNLNVGGTVTNPKVSLSTASAKNQAKQVVQSIVQEKVDVAKQRLEQEKQKAEDSIRAEVNRRRLEAEAKAKEEIAKRTQQAEQKLKQQASEKLNNLFNKRKPTADTSKKQ, from the coding sequence ATGAAAAAAGTATTTATAGGATTTGTAATTTTTATTGTGGTGTTAATAGCTGCTGCGGCTTTAACGCCTTACTTATTTAAGGATAAAATAAAGCAGGTTCTGGATAAACAAATTGCGAAAAATGTAAAAGCAAAAGTATTGTACCAGACCGATAACGTTAGCATTAGCTTATTCCGCGACTTTCCGAATTTGGCATTGAGCATTGATGATTTAACTATTATCGGGCAGGATTCATTTCAGCGCGATACCCTGGCTATGCTGCCTAACTTTAGTATGGGTCTGGATTTAATGAGCGTTATTGCCGGCGATAAATTAAAGGTTCGTTCGGTAAAATTGCAGGATCCGCGACTTAAATTAAAAGTTCTAAAAAGTGGCCGCGCTAACTGGGATATTTTTATTACTGATACCACGCAGGTTGAAACGCCCGCTGATACGGTTAATCAGTTTAATATGGCCATTAAAGGTTGGGAAATAAACAACGGCACCTTAGTGTACGAAGATTTAAGTATTCCTTTCCGTACCGAGGCGTTCCACGTGAATCATAATGGGAGCGGCGATTTTGAACAGAATGTGTTTGATATGAAATCGCGCACTACGGCCGATGGATTTACTTTTAATTATGCCGGCCTCGATTACCTGGATAGTACCCGGTTAGATGCCGATATAACCTTGGCCATGGATTTAAACCAATCGAAATACATGTTTAAAGAAAATAATATTAAGGTAAACGAGTTTGGTTTAGGCTTAGATGGTTCTGTGCAGATGCCTGGCGATGACATTAATATGGATTTGACCTTTAAATCGGCTGATAATGATTTTAAGAGTATTTTATCCATAGTGCCGGGAATTTTTACCGAGAAATTTAAGAATATTAAAACGGAGGGTAAAGTAGCTTTTAATGGCTACGTAAAAGGTACGCTAAACGACACCTCTATGCCGGGTTTCGGTACGGATTTAAAAGTTTCCAACGCCATGTTTAAATATCCGGACTTGCCTCAGGCGGCCACTAATATCAATATTGATATGAACGTGGATAATAAAGATGGGGTAATTAACAACACAAATGTACTCATTCGGAAAATGCACCTGGATTTAGGTAAAAACCCGGTAGATGCCAAAGCTTCCATTCAAGGCTTAGAACCAATGAAAGTGGATGGTAACGTAAAAGCGAATATCGACCTGGCCGAAATGACCAAAGTATTTCCGGTAGAAGGTATGACTTTGCGCGGGTTGTTATTTGTGGATGCGGTGGCGAAAGGTACTTACACCAAAACCCAAATGCCGGTAGTAAATGCCAAAATGAACCTAACCAATGGCTTTGTAAAAGCCAAACAATTTCCGGCGCCAATTCAAAACCTGAACCTGGTTTCTACTATTACCAACACCACCGGAAACACCGATGATACCAAAGTTTTAATAGAACGTTTTAATATGTTACTGGACGGTGAGCCGCTCGAAGGCCGGGTAGCCGTACAAAACATAGCCAAGCCCGCTTTTGATGCCCGGATAAAAGGTATTTTGGATTTAACTAAAATCACCAAAATCTTCCCGCTTGAAGGTACTACCCTATCCGGCCGCATTAATGCCGACGTTACCGCCAAAGGTAAAATGACTGATATTGATGCCGGTAAATACGACAACATTACTTCCAGCGGCAGTATGCAGGTAACTAACCTGAACTACAAAAGCACCGATCTACCACAAGGTATGAAAATTACTACCGCTAACACTGTTTTTAATAATGAGAAAATTCAGGTAAATAATTTTAAAGGCTTTATTGGCAAAAGCGATGTGCAGCTAGATGGATCGGTATCCAATTACATGGGTTATTTGTTCGGGAAAAACCAGCCTTTGCGCGGTAATTTTACTATGAATTCTTCCCGTTTTGATGTGAATGAGTGGATGGTAGACGAGCTAAACGGCGAACCTGTACCACCTGAGGCTGAGGGGGGTATAATTCCGGTACCCGAAAACCTGGATGTAGTTTTAAACACAACGGCTAACCAGGTAGTTTACGACAATTTAAACCTGAGTAATTTAAAAGGAACGGTTACCCTCCGCGACCAGGTGGCTAAACTAGATGGGGTATCCTTTAATGCTTTGGGTGGTTCTTTTGTTACTAATGGTTCCTACAATACCAAAAATTTGCAGCACCCAGGTTTTACTTTTGGGTTAAATATTAAAAATCTTGATTTTAAATCGGCTTATAATGCTTTTAACACTATAAAGGTTCTGGCTCCTATTGCGCAGTTCCTGGATGGTAAGTTCTCCACTAATTTTAATTTTAACGGCGAATTAGGTCCTGATATGATGCCTGTTTACAAAACTTTAACCGGTAAAGGCTTAATTGAAGTAGTAAAAGCGGTAGTTCAGAATAATGTTATTGTGAACCGGATTAGTGAAGTAACTAACTTTAAAGAATTGCAAAATTTTTCTATTGAGAACAAAGGCTTTTCTGCGGAAATTGTGGGCGGTAATTTAGTGGTGAAACCTTTCGATTTTACGGTAAAGGATATTAAAACTACGGTATCGGGTACTAACGGCATTGATGGTAGTTTAACTTACGCCTTAGCCTTAGATGTTCCTACGGGTAAAGTAGGGAATGCTTTAAATGCTAAACTGGTATCACTTACCGGCGTGAAAGACATTAAAGGTACCGAACGAGTAACCATGAATTTGAATGTAGGTGGTACGGTTACAAATCCTAAAGTATCTCTCTCAACGGCCAGTGCTAAAAATCAAGCCAAGCAAGTGGTACAAAGTATTGTACAGGAGAAAGTAGATGTAGCCAAGCAGCGACTAGAGCAGGAAAAGCAAAAAGCTGAAGATAGTATAAGAGCGGAAGTAAACCGTAGACGCTTAGAAGCCGAAGCTAAAGCCAAAGAAGAAATTGCCAAACGTACCCAGCAAGCCGAACAAAAGTTAAAGCAGCAAGCTTCTGAAAAGCTAAATAATTTATTTAATAAACGGAAGCCGACAGCAGATACTTCTAAAAAGCAATAA